In Candidatus Binatota bacterium, the following proteins share a genomic window:
- a CDS encoding response regulator gives MKGENYPADVKQPAPNPEGYPVILVVDDDASAMEAVVKLLSRRGFYMITAADGMEALEVLDTRDDVEVVVMDVMMPRMTGLEACHHLRGKQRTASIPIILLTGCDDVATRSAGMKLGVSEFLCKPFTHHELMDRINAQLHAREISRQLASAEDRLQAG, from the coding sequence ATGAAAGGTGAAAACTATCCCGCTGACGTGAAACAGCCTGCCCCGAACCCCGAAGGCTACCCGGTTATCCTGGTCGTCGACGACGACGCATCGGCCATGGAAGCGGTCGTAAAACTTCTGTCGCGGCGTGGATTCTACATGATTACTGCAGCCGACGGCATGGAGGCTCTCGAGGTTCTCGATACGCGCGACGACGTCGAGGTGGTGGTAATGGACGTAATGATGCCACGAATGACCGGCCTCGAAGCCTGTCACCACCTGCGCGGCAAGCAGCGCACAGCGAGCATCCCCATCATCCTGCTGACCGGCTGCGACGACGTGGCCACGCGCTCGGCCGGTATGAAACTGGGCGTGAGCGAGTTTCTCTGCAAGCCCTTTACACACCACGAGCTGATGGACCGCATAAACGCGCAGCTGCACGCGCGCGAAATCTCTCGTCAACTGGCCAGCGCCGAAGACAGACTGCAAGCGGGCTGA